In Candidatus Hydrogenedentota bacterium, the following are encoded in one genomic region:
- the pilM gene encoding type IV pilus assembly protein PilM, producing MAKLKRGKSKRLVLDLGSSAVRLCELTPTKAGYQLTKYYQREFPIDPSMEEDAQREARKTTILALLKEAKVRPKKTVFGVPGQSVFTRTRTLPPVPEYKVTQIVRYEIQQQIPFQLDQIAYDYQVLQRTEAGGYDVLMAAIKVDVVEKRLETIKDIKRQVDIVDVCPLAAYNWLKFTKEFGEAGECVALIDLGASTTDIVIERDNQFRFTRSLNLGGNDVTSAIAAEFGMAWPQAEKLKREKGFAPTGDPARDGKGGEVIGRVLNRLVSEINRSFAYFRSQPGGGPVNRIIVTGGGACLRNMIPYLQRQLGIEVRIAQPLAGLAIAPGAQEVNEHPEQAATAMGLALRCCEQVSIGINLIPPRILESARRREAGVYWLLSVATLVLIMLTIVPAMAQQNKLVQDKIEIAKREIATFDPALPFQPGPPTGWNSPFETQLNAQMSEIQGYIQRVTMLDERLKNRRQWLNDLLAVNDARPRGKLLLINRMETSFVAPPGNAPGAPAGVGAPRGGGGGGGTPSALSQFAQSQGIGQGGPAGTADDDSFEYTPSQTEISQPDLWSSSGFEGIVSVSGGATTGDSLVASAEAPVPWAYNGFIITGFAQDIPTIEEFKQNLETCGRFVVNGSPMVYFDQRFTDPKPFEILDNAGQMAGAQVGGGGGFAAGGSDDDDDDRRRRGGGRMQNLATANANSAVGLNLAGSQWGAYGTILSFRIDLQFRGDLTAMPGQLAGTAPAGRGSASMRMRDRKAD from the coding sequence ATGGCAAAGCTGAAGCGCGGAAAGTCCAAGCGATTGGTGCTCGATCTTGGTTCGAGCGCGGTGCGTCTGTGCGAGCTCACGCCGACCAAGGCGGGTTACCAACTCACGAAATACTACCAACGTGAATTCCCCATCGATCCCTCGATGGAAGAAGACGCGCAACGCGAAGCGCGAAAGACGACGATCCTTGCGCTCCTCAAAGAGGCGAAAGTTCGCCCGAAGAAGACGGTGTTCGGCGTACCCGGCCAATCCGTTTTCACGCGCACGCGCACGCTGCCCCCGGTACCGGAATACAAAGTCACGCAGATCGTCCGCTACGAAATCCAACAGCAGATTCCGTTCCAGCTCGATCAGATTGCGTATGACTACCAGGTGCTTCAGCGCACGGAAGCCGGCGGCTACGATGTGCTCATGGCCGCAATCAAGGTCGATGTCGTCGAGAAGCGGCTCGAAACGATCAAGGACATCAAACGCCAGGTCGACATTGTCGACGTGTGCCCGCTCGCCGCGTACAACTGGCTGAAGTTCACGAAGGAATTTGGCGAAGCGGGCGAGTGCGTCGCACTGATCGACCTTGGCGCATCCACGACCGATATCGTCATCGAGCGCGACAACCAGTTCCGGTTTACGCGCAGCCTGAATCTCGGCGGAAACGACGTCACCTCGGCGATCGCCGCCGAATTCGGCATGGCGTGGCCGCAGGCCGAAAAGCTCAAGCGCGAGAAAGGCTTCGCGCCCACGGGCGATCCCGCGCGCGACGGCAAGGGCGGCGAAGTCATCGGCCGCGTGCTGAACCGGCTCGTGTCCGAAATCAACCGCTCCTTCGCGTATTTCCGCTCGCAGCCCGGCGGCGGCCCGGTAAACCGGATTATCGTCACGGGCGGCGGCGCCTGCCTGCGCAATATGATTCCATACCTGCAACGCCAGTTGGGTATCGAAGTGCGGATTGCGCAGCCCTTGGCGGGGCTTGCGATCGCGCCGGGCGCGCAAGAAGTGAACGAACACCCCGAGCAGGCCGCGACGGCGATGGGTCTGGCGCTGCGCTGCTGCGAACAGGTAAGCATCGGAATCAACCTGATTCCGCCGCGCATTCTCGAATCGGCGCGCCGCCGCGAAGCAGGCGTGTATTGGCTGCTGTCCGTCGCGACGCTCGTCCTTATCATGCTCACTATCGTTCCGGCGATGGCGCAGCAAAACAAGCTCGTGCAGGACAAGATTGAGATCGCCAAACGCGAGATAGCCACGTTCGACCCCGCGCTCCCCTTCCAACCGGGGCCGCCAACCGGGTGGAACTCACCCTTCGAGACGCAGCTCAACGCGCAGATGTCCGAGATTCAGGGCTACATCCAGAGAGTCACCATGCTGGATGAACGGCTCAAGAACCGCCGCCAATGGCTTAACGATCTCCTCGCGGTAAACGATGCGCGGCCGCGCGGCAAACTGTTGCTCATCAATCGAATGGAAACATCGTTTGTGGCGCCTCCCGGTAACGCACCGGGCGCCCCAGCCGGCGTCGGCGCGCCCCGAGGCGGCGGCGGTGGCGGGGGAACCCCCAGCGCACTCAGTCAATTCGCACAAAGTCAGGGCATCGGACAGGGCGGGCCGGCCGGTACGGCGGATGACGATTCGTTCGAGTACACCCCGAGTCAGACCGAGATTTCCCAACCGGACCTGTGGTCGAGTTCGGGATTCGAAGGCATTGTGTCGGTTTCCGGCGGCGCGACGACCGGAGATTCGCTGGTGGCGAGTGCTGAAGCACCCGTGCCGTGGGCTTACAACGGCTTCATTATCACTGGATTTGCACAGGATATCCCGACGATCGAGGAATTCAAGCAGAATCTCGAGACCTGCGGCCGGTTTGTTGTAAACGGCAGTCCCATGGTCTACTTTGACCAGCGGTTTACCGACCCGAAGCCATTCGAAATCCTCGACAATGCCGGGCAAATGGCCGGCGCCCAGGTCGGCGGCGGCGGAGGATTTGCCGCCGGCGGTTCGGACGATGACGACGACGACCGGCGCCGGCGTGGCGGTGGCCGTATGCAGAACTTGGCCACGGCAAACGCCAATTCCGCGGTGGGACTCAACCTCGCGGGCTCGCAATGGGGCGCCTACGGCACGATATTGTCGTTCCGGATCGACCTTCAGTTCCGGGGTGACCTGACCGCGATGCCGGGCCAGCTTGCAGGCACCGCCCCTGCGGGGCGCGGCAGCGCCAGTATGCGAATGAGAGACCGGAAAGCGGATTAA
- a CDS encoding IPT/TIG domain-containing protein has translation MQTHRHTHQSGRTRATSGTRDRSRNPGLGSWSSTRSGDTPPQDRMVERAPHPSFNPKSKIQNPKFLAAVLMFLFVSVVAFAQTPASVLVACTGGVNCPTGGHNSPYTDLQEAIDDAVADAIALDQQVLLLVVGGPWVGNFTIPADANVRILGLQFNAQQIVTIVNNSATPTGGTFTLSFTNPSTGATATTTDLDFDATAAEVQAALEALTTIGAGNVAVTGPDGGPYTVDFSVGVFAGVVVPLLVGDETNLTPAGTFLFVATADGAFNTVIQGTGPASGAVLTIDGSTDADRDAGFARDRLIIEGLTFENGSQGIRVNGGNFTDPADKIEPVLNRLYIRENGDGTSADSAGVLVEGAASPLIVNCSVSDNDGDGVRVVDGAAPDLAFADILHSTIVLNSDNGVFVGAGNNARVRNTIAYLNGTGTGEGGLVWEDNPFIDPDFGPLDGLITGVGTPIPVTISGNNLSDGTNPTEVFFGPTGNAGARTVDLTPDPTGLVVDLPPAYNGIPGPVDVTIRRGDGFEIVVPNGFLYTGEQNGPNPIPQVWQVDPGWGPVDDATTTGVDESVIDVYVLGAFFERDCSVFFDLDDDDVLEVNEISPRVQWLSPGRLFVRVPSTTTPNKVDVWVRNNTTGAVSPLGPLEEYEYRAGFDTEGPQISSIVPDRIDTTAGSGNSTDSDVLPDIFGANFVAGAIVTIGGIVCPYDTFATNRLTDITIPVSEFGGGGVYDVEVINPDGRKDILPRGFTYFPMSTPGLDLLPWRVSNFIERGVGGTRDLLGHGLDFNVDLIADPAVVNNTFATIQPVAQRIITFGYPADTNLLGLAAGLSEVDIDVMNAATRAGNPFAAPVASTVLVYTEPRATQVAPAGGAVYFQINSVTITTVGATDTIQLDIENYRAQYDIFVGETQVLPADITLILAPNPPVNFNGIISFPAPTQPEGVFGPVDIRVVSPNGTGENLTSQDLYFIAEDAYSYRRAGTDEFPQVSAVTPNTVPDNGTGEVQISGQNFIGPVGIGVFTRAWIDGDGNFATAADNIDLSALATGYAIDSVSQISFTNFDLDAADPTATLIPRDAPIDIVVEQFDAINGVVLVDASGVPLRSRLIGAITFRDAVAAPTITSVTPPDGPVSGSDNGVIPVQIIGTNFGATEPIVLFGSSQANVVGFTATTIDVELPSAPNGLPGIYDVTVIRTADQIVASLVDGFTYYMDGVPIVTQLSPNHTFFDPAAPPATPTTIFVTIYGYNFDDDVRITFEDPSGGELFQLDTNTNADRVDVLSPYEIVVQITTDDLDTILDGTEYALDLATLDVTVQNKADVYDPNSVDPTNAANAVSLTSGVVNFFVYRDTRGDVIVDIPELLYNDVFGNNQDDYINVAPGAGSISINPVILLTPWIGKLLPDSVSHPLLSTAGPFTEDPYTLTDFELEQRPQGSGAEIGADEIIEIDELGICSWYYARVTPSPVGVTPANQLLVEVQFTGNCGGAPFIVPQGGNPADPADRIDLTLYQNPGAGYYLYTNTDAITTMLDDRDGSNDPSVGDLIADGHAAVFMQRGTEIIGDEDSGDEFSEGGIIVDQAIIGRHFLIDTVPPRINLAAYGPDGLISLADLYTPTVVLGSTDNITAQDIAALTHPAGFPPATIYRPSILPPPNAAYWPADDGVIAFRAPGAAPGRGLQVFFNRGSISNPDPIPPGSVLAGATLDDLVIEIQFIDPPVTDPEDLSPNPYFTGTAIPGLDFFTGATTRQVAGFPLPNPDPLTEASGGAPADNILLQGWGRWFPDSTVALTNGVAKTAVFVVGGTGANVGVFDPTLVPGDSVPDPVDPERTDNDTMIVTWTINDLVPPPSQAWRVDARFVGEDLAFNATTNTASNAGAAMYYETLFDPLQLWWMYDVSSLLTGGPSNCEAEAAPYFNVSLIGQRPNVTGQPVPLFTYNLYVSATCAGPYVDSGVGWSAWRPGPVIDVLADLRAVLTPAQLATLNNQHMMIVVLGADEAGNLEPLLFDPTTVDGSTLNVPNARTFLFTDRQPADTAVGLELWYDLNNNGIIDGGEPTFGDSPIVPYNPALKARYAVSVNSIGSAIGPFNVSWTFHEDGVQTTQSPPGPLVGPFVSNSDVIPVVTPGPSTGVFINPLNPNTLGRLGRPDAAVTYLFTAAAFYNDAGTDIFDPTPASAYFVVVPAGVGDYVMSEEDANKQPIKEQGRE, from the coding sequence ATGCAAACGCATCGCCACACACACCAATCCGGGCGCACGCGCGCAACCAGCGGTACGCGGGACCGATCGCGGAATCCTGGTTTGGGAAGTTGGAGTTCGACTCGCAGCGGCGATACGCCGCCCCAGGACCGCATGGTCGAGCGCGCCCCGCATCCGTCGTTCAATCCAAAATCCAAAATCCAAAATCCAAAATTCCTCGCCGCCGTTCTCATGTTCCTGTTCGTCTCCGTTGTTGCGTTTGCGCAGACGCCCGCGAGCGTGCTGGTCGCGTGCACGGGCGGCGTAAACTGCCCCACGGGCGGCCACAACTCGCCGTACACGGACCTGCAGGAAGCCATCGACGACGCCGTCGCCGATGCGATCGCGCTCGATCAACAGGTATTGCTGCTCGTCGTCGGCGGGCCGTGGGTCGGCAACTTCACCATTCCAGCGGACGCAAACGTCCGCATCCTCGGCCTTCAGTTCAACGCGCAGCAAATCGTAACGATTGTCAACAACTCCGCTACGCCGACAGGCGGCACCTTCACGCTTTCGTTTACGAATCCGAGTACGGGCGCCACCGCCACGACGACGGATCTTGACTTCGACGCCACCGCCGCCGAAGTCCAGGCCGCGCTCGAAGCGCTCACGACGATTGGCGCGGGCAACGTCGCCGTCACCGGTCCCGACGGCGGACCATACACAGTCGATTTCAGCGTCGGCGTGTTCGCGGGCGTCGTCGTTCCGCTGCTCGTCGGCGACGAAACTAACCTTACCCCCGCGGGGACGTTTTTGTTCGTGGCCACCGCCGACGGCGCGTTCAACACGGTAATTCAAGGTACCGGCCCCGCTTCCGGCGCTGTTTTGACGATCGACGGTTCGACGGACGCAGACCGCGACGCGGGCTTCGCGCGCGACAGGTTGATTATCGAAGGCCTCACCTTCGAGAACGGCTCGCAGGGCATTCGCGTCAACGGCGGCAACTTCACCGATCCCGCCGACAAGATTGAGCCCGTGCTGAACCGGCTCTACATCCGCGAGAACGGCGACGGCACGTCCGCGGACAGCGCGGGCGTGTTGGTCGAAGGCGCGGCCAGCCCGCTCATCGTCAATTGCAGCGTTTCCGACAACGACGGCGACGGCGTGCGCGTGGTGGATGGCGCGGCGCCCGATCTTGCGTTCGCGGACATCCTCCACTCCACGATCGTGCTCAACAGCGACAACGGCGTGTTCGTCGGTGCCGGCAACAACGCGCGCGTGCGCAACACGATTGCGTATCTCAACGGCACCGGCACCGGCGAAGGCGGCCTCGTGTGGGAAGACAATCCGTTCATCGATCCCGATTTCGGGCCGTTGGACGGGTTGATTACCGGAGTAGGCACGCCGATTCCGGTCACCATCAGTGGGAACAATCTTTCTGACGGCACGAATCCAACAGAGGTGTTCTTCGGTCCCACTGGCAATGCCGGGGCGCGCACGGTCGATCTAACACCCGATCCAACAGGCCTTGTCGTCGATCTGCCTCCCGCGTACAATGGCATTCCCGGACCCGTAGATGTCACGATTCGTCGCGGAGACGGCTTCGAGATTGTTGTTCCAAACGGCTTCCTGTACACCGGGGAACAAAACGGCCCGAATCCGATCCCGCAAGTGTGGCAGGTCGATCCCGGTTGGGGTCCCGTGGACGACGCGACGACCACAGGCGTTGATGAGAGCGTGATCGATGTGTACGTGCTCGGTGCGTTTTTCGAACGCGATTGCTCGGTGTTCTTCGATCTCGACGACGACGACGTACTCGAAGTGAATGAAATCTCGCCGCGCGTGCAATGGCTGTCGCCCGGCAGGCTGTTCGTGCGCGTGCCGTCCACAACCACGCCGAACAAGGTCGACGTGTGGGTGCGCAACAACACGACTGGCGCGGTGTCGCCGCTCGGCCCGCTCGAAGAATACGAGTACCGTGCCGGGTTCGACACCGAAGGCCCGCAGATATCTTCGATCGTCCCCGACCGCATCGACACGACGGCCGGCTCCGGAAACAGCACCGACTCCGATGTATTGCCCGACATCTTCGGCGCGAACTTTGTCGCCGGCGCAATCGTGACGATCGGCGGCATCGTCTGCCCATACGACACGTTCGCGACAAACCGCCTAACGGATATCACCATACCCGTCTCCGAATTCGGCGGCGGCGGCGTGTACGACGTCGAAGTGATCAATCCCGACGGACGGAAAGACATTCTTCCGCGCGGGTTCACCTACTTCCCGATGAGCACGCCCGGCCTCGACCTCCTGCCGTGGCGCGTGTCGAATTTCATCGAGCGCGGCGTGGGAGGGACGCGCGATCTGCTCGGGCACGGCCTGGACTTTAATGTTGACCTGATTGCGGACCCGGCAGTCGTGAACAACACCTTTGCAACGATCCAGCCCGTCGCGCAACGGATTATCACGTTTGGATATCCCGCCGATACGAACCTGCTAGGACTGGCTGCCGGTCTGTCCGAAGTCGACATCGACGTCATGAACGCTGCTACACGAGCGGGCAATCCGTTCGCCGCGCCCGTGGCATCGACGGTTCTCGTCTACACCGAGCCGCGCGCAACGCAGGTCGCGCCCGCCGGCGGAGCGGTGTACTTCCAGATCAACTCCGTCACCATCACCACCGTCGGCGCAACCGACACAATTCAGTTGGACATCGAAAACTACCGCGCGCAATACGATATCTTTGTGGGCGAAACGCAAGTGCTTCCCGCGGACATCACGCTGATTCTTGCTCCGAATCCGCCGGTGAATTTTAACGGCATCATTTCGTTCCCCGCGCCAACGCAGCCGGAAGGCGTGTTCGGGCCGGTGGACATTCGCGTCGTCAGCCCGAACGGTACCGGCGAAAATCTAACCTCTCAGGACCTGTACTTCATCGCGGAGGACGCATACAGCTATCGCCGCGCGGGCACGGACGAATTCCCGCAGGTCTCCGCCGTCACGCCGAACACCGTGCCCGACAACGGCACCGGTGAAGTCCAGATTTCGGGACAGAACTTTATCGGCCCGGTCGGCATCGGCGTGTTCACGCGCGCATGGATCGATGGCGACGGCAATTTCGCGACCGCCGCCGATAACATCGATCTCAGCGCCCTTGCAACCGGATACGCGATCGACTCGGTTTCGCAAATCAGTTTCACCAACTTTGATCTGGACGCTGCAGATCCTACGGCGACATTGATTCCACGCGACGCGCCTATCGATATCGTCGTCGAACAATTCGATGCGATTAACGGCGTCGTGCTCGTAGACGCCAGTGGCGTGCCGCTGCGTTCGCGGCTCATCGGCGCAATTACGTTCCGCGACGCAGTCGCCGCGCCGACGATTACCTCCGTCACGCCGCCGGATGGACCGGTGAGCGGCAGCGACAATGGTGTCATCCCCGTTCAGATTATTGGCACGAATTTCGGTGCAACCGAGCCTATCGTGCTCTTTGGAAGTTCGCAGGCAAATGTTGTTGGTTTCACAGCGACGACAATTGACGTTGAACTGCCGTCCGCGCCAAACGGTTTGCCCGGCATATACGACGTGACCGTCATCCGCACCGCCGATCAGATTGTGGCATCGCTCGTGGACGGCTTCACGTACTACATGGACGGCGTGCCGATTGTCACGCAGCTTTCGCCGAACCACACGTTCTTCGATCCCGCGGCGCCGCCCGCGACGCCCACCACGATCTTTGTGACGATATACGGGTACAACTTCGACGACGACGTACGCATCACGTTTGAGGATCCCTCCGGCGGCGAGTTGTTCCAGCTCGATACGAACACGAACGCCGATCGCGTCGACGTGTTGTCGCCGTACGAGATCGTCGTGCAAATCACCACCGACGATCTCGACACAATACTGGATGGGACCGAATACGCCCTCGACCTGGCGACGCTCGACGTCACCGTGCAGAACAAGGCGGACGTCTACGATCCGAATTCCGTCGATCCAACCAACGCGGCGAATGCGGTATCCCTCACCAGCGGAGTCGTCAACTTCTTCGTATACCGCGACACGCGCGGTGATGTGATCGTCGACATACCCGAGTTGCTGTACAACGACGTGTTTGGCAACAACCAGGACGACTACATCAACGTCGCGCCCGGCGCGGGCAGCATCTCGATCAACCCGGTGATTCTATTGACGCCGTGGATCGGCAAGTTGCTGCCGGACAGCGTGTCGCACCCGCTGTTGAGCACCGCGGGCCCGTTCACGGAAGACCCCTACACGCTGACGGATTTCGAACTCGAGCAGCGCCCGCAGGGGTCCGGCGCGGAAATCGGCGCGGACGAAATTATCGAGATCGACGAGCTTGGCATTTGTTCGTGGTACTATGCGCGTGTCACGCCGAGCCCGGTGGGCGTCACGCCCGCGAACCAACTGCTTGTCGAGGTCCAGTTCACCGGCAACTGCGGCGGCGCGCCCTTCATCGTGCCGCAGGGCGGCAACCCGGCTGATCCGGCGGACCGCATCGATCTGACGCTGTACCAGAACCCGGGCGCGGGCTACTACCTCTACACCAACACCGACGCGATCACGACCATGCTCGACGATCGCGACGGCAGCAATGATCCGAGCGTGGGCGACCTCATCGCGGACGGACACGCCGCCGTGTTCATGCAGCGCGGCACGGAAATCATTGGCGACGAAGATTCCGGCGACGAGTTTAGCGAAGGCGGGATCATCGTCGATCAAGCGATTATCGGCCGTCACTTCCTGATCGATACCGTGCCGCCGCGCATAAACCTCGCGGCATACGGCCCGGACGGGCTTATCAGCCTGGCGGATTTGTACACGCCCACGGTCGTTCTCGGCAGCACCGACAACATCACGGCCCAGGATATCGCTGCGCTAACACATCCTGCGGGATTCCCACCGGCCACGATTTACCGGCCATCCATTCTTCCGCCGCCGAACGCCGCCTACTGGCCTGCGGACGACGGCGTGATCGCGTTCCGCGCGCCCGGCGCGGCGCCGGGCCGTGGGTTGCAGGTGTTCTTCAACCGCGGCAGCATCTCGAATCCCGATCCAATCCCGCCGGGCAGCGTGCTCGCGGGCGCAACGCTGGACGATCTCGTCATCGAGATTCAGTTTATCGACCCGCCGGTCACGGACCCCGAAGATTTGTCGCCCAACCCGTATTTCACCGGCACCGCCATCCCGGGCCTCGACTTCTTCACCGGCGCAACGACGCGCCAGGTGGCGGGCTTCCCGCTGCCGAATCCGGACCCGCTTACCGAAGCGTCCGGGGGCGCCCCCGCGGACAATATCCTCCTGCAAGGGTGGGGGCGCTGGTTCCCGGATTCGACCGTTGCCCTCACAAACGGCGTAGCGAAGACGGCGGTGTTTGTTGTGGGCGGCACCGGTGCCAACGTCGGCGTGTTCGACCCGACACTCGTGCCGGGTGACTCGGTTCCCGACCCCGTCGATCCCGAGCGAACCGACAACGACACCATGATCGTCACGTGGACGATCAACGACCTTGTCCCGCCGCCCAGCCAGGCGTGGCGCGTCGACGCGCGGTTTGTCGGCGAAGACCTCGCGTTCAATGCGACGACCAACACTGCGAGCAATGCGGGCGCGGCAATGTACTACGAGACGCTGTTCGATCCGCTGCAACTGTGGTGGATGTACGACGTATCGAGCCTGTTAACCGGCGGCCCGTCGAATTGCGAGGCCGAAGCCGCGCCGTACTTCAACGTCAGCCTCATCGGTCAGCGCCCGAACGTGACCGGCCAGCCCGTGCCGCTGTTCACGTACAACTTGTACGTGAGCGCGACCTGCGCCGGCCCCTACGTCGATTCGGGTGTTGGCTGGTCGGCGTGGCGCCCCGGCCCTGTCATTGACGTGCTCGCGGACCTGCGCGCCGTGCTCACGCCCGCGCAACTCGCCACGCTCAACAACCAGCACATGATGATCGTCGTGCTCGGCGCCGACGAAGCGGGCAACCTCGAACCGTTGCTCTTCGACCCGACCACAGTGGACGGCAGCACGCTCAACGTGCCCAACGCACGCACGTTCCTATTTACCGATCGCCAACCGGCGGACACCGCGGTCGGCCTCGAGCTCTGGTACGACCTAAACAATAACGGCATCATTGACGGCGGCGAACCGACCTTCGGCGACAGCCCGATCGTGCCGTACAACCCGGCGCTCAAAGCGCGTTACGCCGTGTCCGTGAACTCAATTGGCTCGGCGATTGGGCCATTTAACGTGTCGTGGACATTCCACGAGGACGGAGTTCAGACAACCCAGAGCCCACCGGGGCCGCTGGTTGGCCCATTCGTATCCAACTCAGACGTCATCCCGGTCGTGACGCCGGGCCCGTCTACCGGTGTCTTTATCAATCCCCTAAATCCAAATACGCTTGGACGGCTTGGCCGGCCCGATGCCGCGGTGACGTATCTGTTCACCGCCGCCGCTTTCTACAACGATGCCGGCACAGATATCTTCGATCCGACACCCGCGTCCGCCTACTTTGTGGTCGTGCCCGCGGGCGTGGGCGATTATGTGATGTCCGAGGAGGACGCAAACAAACAACCGATCAAGGAGCAAGGCCGCGAGTAA
- a CDS encoding SUMF1/EgtB/PvdO family nonheme iron enzyme, whose protein sequence is MTTIGRLAAWTALVLVVYAAALVPGCKGGDEVYDTEIVVNTAPQQGAELKLNGQVYGVTPRPVRGLPPGPVFVDVSLAGFKRAYDTYKVPESGSATFTITMERMVGDVTIQSEPTRAAVYLKDGTPLGVTPITGLKLPEGIHEIEVRHEKYEPLTEKIVVRADYKYSKLFTLKARESRIEVFSTPSSANIYLNNALQNEKTPARIPITPGTYTVGVYKGGYIMEEVVVNVEPASDANVSVILKEGEVPMGMVLVPGGDFIMGTDDKSPDERPKRTLNIESFYIDKYEVTNAQFKEVFASHTFPKGQEEYPVLDVTWEEATAYAKQVGKRLPTEEEWEKAARGTDGREYPWGDLWNPELANVNAGQLNPKALPVGKLIGGASPYGCMDMAGNAYEWTSSWYQRYKGNEDIVKEYGQVFRVLRGGSFRKDPFDARCVRRSYDLNTNRREDYGFRCAADVAPPGGPPRR, encoded by the coding sequence GTGACTACGATTGGGCGCTTAGCAGCGTGGACTGCGCTCGTGCTCGTGGTGTATGCCGCGGCGCTCGTTCCCGGCTGCAAGGGCGGCGACGAAGTCTACGACACCGAGATCGTCGTCAACACCGCGCCCCAACAGGGCGCCGAACTGAAACTCAACGGCCAGGTGTACGGCGTTACACCGAGACCGGTCAGAGGGCTGCCTCCCGGTCCGGTGTTTGTTGACGTTTCCCTCGCCGGCTTCAAGCGCGCGTACGACACGTACAAAGTCCCCGAGTCCGGCTCCGCAACGTTTACGATCACCATGGAACGCATGGTCGGCGATGTCACAATCCAGTCCGAGCCGACTCGCGCGGCCGTGTATCTCAAAGACGGGACCCCGCTCGGCGTGACGCCAATCACCGGACTGAAACTTCCGGAAGGCATCCACGAGATCGAAGTGCGGCACGAGAAGTACGAACCGCTGACGGAGAAGATCGTGGTCCGCGCGGATTACAAGTACAGCAAGTTATTTACGTTGAAGGCGCGGGAGAGCCGGATCGAGGTGTTCTCAACGCCGAGCAGCGCGAACATCTATCTCAACAACGCGCTGCAAAACGAAAAGACGCCGGCCCGCATCCCCATCACGCCCGGCACGTACACCGTGGGCGTGTACAAGGGCGGGTATATCATGGAAGAAGTCGTCGTGAACGTCGAGCCCGCGTCCGACGCGAACGTGAGCGTGATTCTCAAGGAAGGCGAAGTGCCCATGGGCATGGTGCTGGTGCCCGGCGGTGATTTCATCATGGGTACCGACGATAAATCGCCCGACGAACGTCCGAAACGGACCTTGAACATTGAATCGTTCTACATAGACAAATACGAAGTGACCAACGCCCAGTTCAAAGAAGTGTTTGCTTCGCACACGTTTCCGAAAGGACAGGAAGAGTATCCTGTGCTGGACGTAACGTGGGAGGAAGCGACAGCGTACGCGAAACAGGTCGGCAAGCGGCTGCCGACCGAGGAGGAATGGGAAAAAGCGGCGCGTGGAACGGACGGACGAGAGTATCCGTGGGGCGACCTGTGGAACCCGGAACTCGCAAATGTGAACGCTGGACAGTTGAATCCAAAGGCGCTCCCGGTGGGCAAGCTCATCGGTGGCGCATCCCCCTACGGCTGCATGGACATGGCGGGAAACGCCTACGAGTGGACATCGAGTTGGTACCAGCGGTACAAAGGGAATGAAGACATTGTCAAGGAATACGGCCAAGTCTTTCGGGTTCTGCGGGGAGGCTCGTTTAGAAAAGACCCGTTTGACGCCCGTTGCGTTCGGCGGTCATACGACTTGAACACGAATCGGCGGGAAGACTACGGTTTTCGCTGCGCGGCGGATGTTGCGCCGCCGGGCGGACCGCCACGACGATAA